The Lathyrus oleraceus cultivar Zhongwan6 chromosome 5, CAAS_Psat_ZW6_1.0, whole genome shotgun sequence genome includes the window CAAAGATCTTATCACCATatatctggcacttatgacaTATTTTCACAAAGTTGTAGCAGTCAACCTCCATTGTCgtccaataataaccagcccgGAGAATCTTGTTGGCCATAGCAGGACCCTTTGCATGTACACCCTCACAGCTTCATGTATGGATCTTATGATTGTACTagctttgtgtctatccacgcatctgagtagtacagaatcataattcctcttatacaacacacCACCATTTAGGAAGAATTTAGAAGAGAGTCTTCTTAGAGCCTTCTTATCGGTAATGGATATACCCTCGGGATACTGTTGTTTTTCCAGAAATGTCTttatgtcatagaaccaaggcttATCGTCAGGATCAGTCTCAATTGCTAGACAATGCGCTGGTTCATCTAAGTTGTCAATATGGATGGATGGTGCctcattcttccatttgactttgaacatagatgcCAGCGTAGCTAGAGTGTTTGCTAACTAATTTTCTTCCCTAGAAATATGATGAAAGGAGATCTCATCAAAGTAAGGGATCAATTTTCTAATATTCTCTTTATAGGGTATCAACTTGCTATCTCGAGTCTCCCAGTCGTCTTTCACTTGactgattaccagagctgaatcacCGAATACCTTAAGGATTTTGATTCTCAAATCGATTGCCGCCTCTAAACTGTAGgtacatgcttcatattctgccatattgttggtgcagtcAAAACATAATCTAGCGGTGAAGGGGATGTGGAAACCAGTTGGAGAAGTGATAACAACACCTATACCATGACCTCGGGCATTGGAAGCACcgtcgaacacgagcgtccatcgcGATCCTGGTTCGGGGCCTTCCTCAGGACTTACCTCGAAGCCTGGCATAGTAAAATCTCTAataaacatgatgtct containing:
- the LOC127079550 gene encoding uncharacterized protein LOC127079550, coding for MDPIKYIFEKLVVTGRIARWQMLPTEYDIQYVTQKAIKGSILSDYLAHLPVEGYQSLKFDFPDEDIMFIRDFTMPGFEVSPEEGPEPGSRWTLVFDGASNARGHGIGVVITSPTGFHIPFTARLCFDCTNNMAEYEACTYSLEAAIDLRIKILKVFGDSALVISQVKDDWETRDSKLIPYKENIRKLIPYFDEISFHHISREEN